GGGTTGCAATTGTTCTACAAAGAAAACGGTCGCCCAGAAGATGTAGACGGATTTACGGCAGAACAACGTTTCTTTATGAGTTGGGCTACTGTGTGGCGTACAAAGCAGCGTGAAGAGTCGCTACGTACACAAATTAAAACAGACCCACACTCGCCGGGACGTTATAGAGCTACAGAACCTCTAAAGAATGTAGATGCTTTTTACGAAGCGTTTAACATTGTAGAAGGTGACCCAATGTATGTTGCTCCAGAAAACAGAGTACGCATTTGGTAACTAAATAATTAAAATTAAAAAAAGGGGAAATCATTTAGATTTCCCCTTTTTTATTTGTGAAATATATGTGGGAATAATAAATTTAAATATCAGAAGAAAAAGTATACCCCAAGACCTGTTCCAAATTCACCGAATCTACTTGTTTATAAAGTTCATCGGTGTTTTTCGCAAAATGCGGGGTTTCTAACCCTAACTCTTTTGTCTTTTCGGTATAGTACGTTTCCTTTGTTGGGTGCTGCGGGTGAACTGCATTAAAAATATGACCGTATGCATCTTGCTTTAAAATTTCAGTAATAATACGAATACAGTCTTTTCTGTGAATAAGGTTTACGGGCGCGTTTGCGCCGCTCAAATCTTTTCTGCCTGCTAAATATCGTGCGGGCTGTCTGCTGCCACCTAGAAGGCCGCCAAAGCGTACAACAGTGGTTTTGGCATTAGAAGTGAAAAATAACTGCTCGACTTGTGCCAATTGCCTGCCAGCTTCATTTTCTGGTTTTGGGG
This Rasiella rasia DNA region includes the following protein-coding sequences:
- a CDS encoding NAD(P)-binding domain-containing protein, giving the protein MTKTIGIAGLGWLGKPLANKLAVLGYAVKGTVTSREKATQLQQKGINAFYLEITETGLEGEPQGFLKNVDTLIVMIPPGLRRNTGADYVMKMTHFLQCIETAQVLNCIYISSTSVYGDEQGIVTEKDAPKPENEAGRQLAQVEQLFFTSNAKTTVVRFGGLLGGSRQPARYLAGRKDLSGANAPVNLIHRKDCIRIITEILKQDAYGHIFNAVHPQHPTKETYYTEKTKELGLETPHFAKNTDELYKQVDSVNLEQVLGYTFSSDI